One window from the genome of Streptococcus parasanguinis encodes:
- a CDS encoding HAD hydrolase-like protein, with product MQALFFDLDGTLVDSSKGITESFQHTFDTLKVPQPDLKTIRSFMGPPLISSFEATLPETLVDQAVMIYRQYYHEKGQYKSTLFSQIVEALKALHDENIPLYVTTSKHEPVALQMCQDLGIAKYFKGIYGSNSDRIHKADVIRYALSINDLPKEETVIIGDTKFDLIGGQTVGIKTMAVTWGFGDLDELLLYSPDFICHSPLDILETLKK from the coding sequence ATGCAAGCCTTATTTTTTGACTTAGACGGAACATTAGTTGACAGTTCCAAGGGAATTACAGAGAGTTTTCAACATACATTCGATACTTTGAAGGTTCCTCAACCCGATCTCAAAACCATCCGTAGTTTTATGGGACCACCTTTGATTTCTAGTTTTGAAGCTACCCTTCCTGAAACTTTGGTAGATCAAGCAGTGATGATCTATCGCCAGTATTATCATGAAAAAGGTCAATACAAATCAACTCTGTTTTCTCAGATAGTAGAAGCTTTGAAAGCATTACATGACGAAAACATTCCTCTTTATGTAACCACTTCAAAACATGAACCAGTTGCTTTACAGATGTGTCAAGATTTAGGTATCGCTAAATACTTTAAAGGAATTTATGGATCAAATTCAGATCGTATCCACAAAGCCGATGTCATTCGATACGCCTTGTCAATCAATGACCTTCCAAAAGAGGAGACAGTGATTATTGGAGACACAAAATTTGACCTCATTGGAGGTCAAACAGTGGGCATAAAAACCATGGCCGTCACTTGGGGATTTGGAGATCTTGATGAGCTACTTCTTTACTCACCAGATTTTATTTGTCACTCTCCACTTGACATTCTTGAGACATTAAAAAAATAG
- the yfmH gene encoding EF-P 5-aminopentanol modification-associated protein YfmH, whose protein sequence is MKIKEKYYESVGEQVYFTRLSNGLTIHFIPKEDYYETYGIITTKFGSVDTRILVNGDERQYPAGIAHFLEHKVFEDENGQDYLKKFVHLGSESNAFTSFTKTSYLFSTTSKVPENIQLLLEMVSKASFTEKSVSKEREIIQQEIGMYQDSPDYRLFFGALENLYPGTPLADDIAGTRESISDITIDNLRENFDLFYHPSQMHLLVIGNFDVDEVLQVVKKYDLVPPHPSVELERFPVEKNEVKLNQSCRMEVATPKLAIGIRGNDIIKEEEKFRYKLMLKLLFSMMFGWTSQRFQSLYEAGKIDNSLTLEVEVEELFHFVILTMDTQEPVSLSHQFRSAIKQFEKDPDVNQEHLDTIKSEMFGDFLQGLNSLEYSATQFEYFSDGSTSYDLPKILQGISLQDIIKLGRQFIDQAEIVDYMIFQK, encoded by the coding sequence TTGAAAATTAAAGAAAAATATTATGAATCAGTTGGTGAGCAAGTTTACTTTACACGCTTGTCAAATGGGTTGACTATTCATTTCATTCCCAAAGAAGATTATTATGAAACCTATGGAATAATCACAACTAAGTTTGGCTCAGTGGATACACGAATTCTAGTGAATGGGGATGAAAGGCAATATCCTGCAGGAATTGCTCATTTTCTAGAACACAAGGTATTTGAAGATGAAAATGGTCAAGATTATTTAAAAAAATTCGTTCATTTAGGATCGGAAAGTAATGCCTTTACAAGCTTTACAAAGACAAGTTATCTTTTCTCAACAACTTCAAAAGTCCCTGAGAATATTCAATTGTTATTGGAGATGGTTTCAAAGGCTTCCTTTACAGAAAAATCTGTATCTAAGGAAAGAGAAATCATTCAACAAGAAATTGGAATGTACCAAGATAGTCCAGACTATCGATTATTTTTTGGTGCTTTAGAAAATTTATATCCTGGAACACCGTTAGCAGATGATATTGCTGGGACTAGGGAGTCTATTTCTGACATTACAATAGATAATCTCCGTGAAAACTTTGATCTATTCTATCATCCCTCTCAAATGCACTTATTAGTGATCGGAAACTTTGATGTTGATGAAGTATTGCAAGTAGTAAAGAAATATGATCTAGTTCCTCCTCATCCATCTGTGGAGTTAGAACGTTTTCCTGTAGAAAAAAATGAAGTAAAATTGAATCAATCTTGTAGAATGGAAGTTGCTACTCCGAAGTTGGCAATTGGAATTCGAGGAAATGATATCATTAAGGAAGAGGAAAAATTTCGTTATAAATTGATGTTGAAATTACTATTTTCGATGATGTTTGGTTGGACTTCGCAACGGTTTCAAAGTTTATATGAAGCTGGGAAGATTGACAACTCATTGACACTTGAGGTCGAGGTTGAGGAATTATTTCATTTCGTTATTTTGACAATGGATACTCAAGAACCGGTGTCCTTATCTCATCAATTTAGGTCAGCGATCAAACAATTTGAGAAGGATCCAGATGTGAATCAGGAACATTTGGATACGATTAAAAGCGAAATGTTTGGTGATTTCTTACAAGGTTTAAATTCGCTTGAGTATAGTGCCACTCAGTTTGAATATTTTTCAGACGGTAGCACTTCTTATGATCTTCCAAAGATTTTACAAGGTATTAGTTTACAAGATATCATCAAATTAGGACGTCAGTTCATCGACCAGGCTGAGATAGTTGACTATATGATTTTTCAAAAGTAG
- a CDS encoding energy-coupling factor transporter transmembrane component T family protein: MNNMILGRYIPGNSIIHQLDPRGKLLSMFLFIFLLFWANNIQTNVLLFGFIFVLMYLTRISVSFYIKGLKSMIFIIAFTTIFQLFATSQGTILYQWWFFKLTDQGLMQAAIIFCRFILIIFYSTILTVTTTPLSLADAVEKILTPLKIIKVPAHEIGLMLSMSLRFVPTLVDDTNRIMNAQRARGVDFGEGNLLKRIRSFIPILIPLFASSFKRADALAIAMEARGYKGSEGRTRYRTLQWGVKDTLALLVILCLMLIVFYLKNG; the protein is encoded by the coding sequence ATGAATAATATGATTTTAGGAAGGTATATTCCTGGAAACTCCATTATCCACCAACTAGATCCTCGTGGGAAGTTGCTCTCAATGTTTTTATTCATATTTCTTCTGTTTTGGGCAAATAATATCCAGACAAATGTTCTTCTCTTTGGTTTTATTTTTGTTTTAATGTATCTAACGAGGATTTCGGTTAGTTTTTATATTAAAGGTTTAAAATCAATGATTTTTATCATTGCTTTTACAACCATTTTTCAATTATTTGCGACCTCTCAAGGAACTATTTTGTACCAATGGTGGTTTTTTAAATTAACCGACCAAGGATTGATGCAAGCCGCCATCATATTTTGTAGATTTATTTTAATCATTTTTTATTCGACGATTTTAACCGTGACGACGACACCATTGAGTTTAGCAGATGCTGTTGAAAAGATCCTTACCCCACTAAAAATTATTAAGGTTCCGGCTCATGAGATTGGGTTAATGCTATCTATGAGTTTGCGCTTTGTTCCAACCTTAGTAGATGATACGAATCGAATCATGAATGCGCAAAGGGCACGTGGTGTTGATTTTGGTGAGGGAAATCTATTAAAAAGGATCCGTTCCTTTATTCCGATCCTCATTCCTCTATTTGCTTCTAGTTTTAAACGCGCAGATGCATTAGCAATTGCGATGGAAGCGAGAGGGTACAAAGGCAGTGAGGGACGAACACGCTATCGGACTCTGCAGTGGGGAGTAAAAGATACCCTGGCATTGCTCGTTATTCTGTGCCTCATGTTGATAGTTTTTTATCTAAAAAATGGATAG
- a CDS encoding energy-coupling factor ABC transporter ATP-binding protein → MKQMIELKNVSFRYDKTVEEYQIDRVSFHVKQGEWLSIVGHNGSGKSTVVRLIDGLLEAESGEIYVDGKQLTRETIWEIRSKIGIVFQNPDNQFVGATVEDDVAFGLENQGIPREEMLQRVEKAIEQVGMLEFKDREPSRLSGGQKQRVAIAGIIALRPTIIILDEATSMLDPEGREDLMAIMRELQKKFQLTIISITHDLTEIALSDRTLVFQKGKLESSMTPRELFSRNDLNEIGLDKPFSKQVQESLSSHFPLKQDYLTESELLDQLWESL, encoded by the coding sequence ATGAAACAGATGATTGAGTTAAAAAATGTATCCTTTCGATACGATAAAACAGTAGAAGAGTATCAAATTGACAGGGTTTCGTTTCACGTGAAACAAGGAGAGTGGCTTTCGATTGTTGGACACAATGGTAGTGGGAAATCTACAGTTGTACGCCTGATTGATGGCCTTTTGGAAGCTGAGTCTGGTGAGATTTACGTTGATGGAAAACAACTGACTCGTGAAACTATATGGGAAATCCGTAGTAAAATTGGGATTGTATTTCAGAACCCTGACAACCAATTTGTTGGTGCGACAGTAGAAGATGATGTTGCCTTTGGTTTAGAAAATCAAGGAATTCCACGGGAAGAAATGCTTCAACGTGTGGAGAAAGCTATTGAGCAAGTCGGTATGCTGGAGTTTAAAGATCGCGAACCATCTCGTTTGTCAGGTGGTCAAAAGCAACGAGTGGCCATAGCGGGTATTATCGCTTTGAGACCAACTATTATTATCCTTGATGAAGCAACTAGTATGTTAGATCCAGAAGGCAGAGAGGACCTAATGGCGATAATGAGAGAACTTCAGAAAAAATTTCAATTAACAATTATCTCCATTACCCATGATTTAACCGAAATTGCCTTAAGTGATCGAACGCTCGTGTTTCAAAAAGGAAAACTAGAGTCTTCTATGACGCCGCGGGAATTGTTTTCAAGAAATGACCTCAATGAGATTGGACTAGATAAGCCTTTTAGTAAGCAGGTTCAAGAATCTCTCAGCTCGCATTTTCCGCTAAAACAGGATTATCTAACAGAAAGTGAGTTATTAGACCAACTATGGGAATCTCTTTAA
- the pgsA gene encoding CDP-diacylglycerol--glycerol-3-phosphate 3-phosphatidyltransferase — translation MKKENIPNALTLIRVVMIPIFIAILSLSHSYLGHIVAAVIFAIASITDYLDGFLARKWNVVSNFGKFADPMADKLLVMSAFIMMIELKMVPAWIAAVIICRELAVTGLRLLLVETGGTVLAAAMPGKIKTFSQMFAIIFLLCHWTLPGQVLLYIALIFTIYSGYDYFKGSSYLFKDTFK, via the coding sequence ATGAAAAAAGAAAATATTCCTAATGCATTGACATTAATTCGGGTTGTAATGATTCCTATTTTTATTGCTATTTTAAGTTTAAGTCATTCTTATCTAGGCCATATTGTAGCAGCAGTTATTTTTGCAATTGCAAGTATTACAGATTATTTAGATGGCTTTCTTGCACGAAAATGGAATGTGGTAAGTAATTTTGGGAAATTTGCAGATCCAATGGCAGATAAATTATTGGTCATGTCAGCTTTTATCATGATGATTGAATTAAAGATGGTTCCTGCTTGGATTGCAGCCGTTATCATTTGTCGTGAGTTAGCTGTCACTGGTTTGCGTCTTCTACTTGTTGAGACAGGTGGTACAGTTTTGGCTGCAGCTATGCCAGGAAAAATTAAGACCTTTAGCCAAATGTTTGCCATTATCTTTTTGCTTTGTCATTGGACTCTTCCTGGGCAAGTGTTACTTTATATCGCATTGATTTTCACAATTTATTCTGGTTACGACTACTTTAAAGGAAGTAGCTATCTCTTTAAAGACACATTTAAATAA
- a CDS encoding LysM peptidoglycan-binding domain-containing protein: protein MNSKKFQWTVTSLLSAASLFISGIATVNAETYEVKSGDTLSKIALENNTSVENIIASNNLTNEDLIYAGQIIELGERSKSMIDKVAPQEQAKPAESAPTATATAQTAQKQTTYAANAAVTSAQSTNGGIVLSNGNTAGEQGSYAAARMAEMTGVPASTWEAIIARESNGQVNAANASGASGLFQTMPGWGSTATVDDQIQAAYNAYSSQGLSAWGY, encoded by the coding sequence ATGAACAGTAAAAAGTTCCAATGGACAGTCACTTCCCTACTTTCAGCAGCATCACTTTTCATTTCAGGTATTGCTACAGTGAATGCTGAAACTTACGAAGTGAAGTCTGGAGATACTCTATCAAAAATTGCACTAGAAAATAACACTTCAGTAGAAAATATTATTGCATCTAACAATCTGACCAATGAAGATTTGATCTATGCAGGACAAATTATTGAGTTAGGTGAGCGTTCAAAATCTATGATTGATAAAGTTGCTCCACAAGAGCAAGCAAAACCTGCTGAAAGTGCACCTACAGCAACTGCAACAGCACAAACTGCTCAAAAACAAACAACTTATGCAGCAAATGCTGCAGTGACTTCTGCACAATCAACAAATGGTGGAATTGTTCTATCAAATGGGAATACTGCTGGAGAACAAGGATCTTATGCAGCTGCTCGTATGGCTGAAATGACTGGTGTACCTGCTTCTACTTGGGAAGCAATTATTGCCCGTGAATCAAATGGTCAAGTAAATGCAGCAAATGCTTCTGGTGCCAGTGGCTTGTTCCAAACAATGCCAGGTTGGGGTTCAACTGCAACAGTTGATGATCAAATCCAGGCTGCATACAATGCATATAGCTCACAAGGTTTGTCAGCTTGGGGTTATTAA
- a CDS encoding helix-turn-helix domain-containing protein has product MKKRTIGQVLRLSRVNLHLSLQDVSNKTAIEIPYIEALENDEFDLLPSPFYAQIYLKKLAWALGLDESILLTAFREGKELLFDEEILVDDEELHSRKLRQKASWLPILYYLLVSFAILGFVIYIVYFYEFTASVK; this is encoded by the coding sequence ATGAAGAAGAGAACGATTGGTCAAGTGTTAAGACTGTCAAGAGTAAATTTACACTTAAGTTTACAGGATGTGTCAAATAAGACAGCCATTGAAATTCCTTATATAGAAGCGTTGGAAAACGATGAGTTTGATCTATTACCGAGTCCCTTTTACGCTCAGATCTATCTTAAAAAGTTAGCATGGGCTTTGGGATTAGATGAGTCCATCCTATTGACAGCTTTTCGTGAAGGAAAAGAATTGTTATTTGATGAAGAAATACTTGTAGATGACGAAGAGCTTCATTCAAGAAAATTAAGACAGAAAGCGAGCTGGTTACCAATCCTGTATTATCTACTAGTGAGTTTTGCCATCCTTGGCTTTGTGATTTATATCGTATATTTTTATGAGTTTACAGCATCTGTAAAATAG
- the sdaAA gene encoding L-serine ammonia-lyase, iron-sulfur-dependent, subunit alpha, whose translation MFYSIVDLVEQASTQYEGNVAELMIATEFELTGREREEVLRLMTRNLEVMIDSVKLGLNENHSRSGLTGGDAAKLDRYIKSGKTLSDLTVLTAAKNAIAVNEHNAKMGLVCATPTAGSAGCLPAVLTAATQKLGLNRQQQLDFLLTAGAFGLVIANNASISGAEGGCQAEVGSASAMSAAALTLAAGGTPYQASQAVCFVIKNMLGLIFDPVAGLVEVPCVKRNAMGASYAFIAADMALAGIESKIPVDEVIDAMYQVGSSLPTAFRETAEGGLAATPTGRRLQKEIFGE comes from the coding sequence ATGTTTTATTCAATTGTAGACCTCGTAGAACAAGCAAGCACGCAATACGAAGGAAACGTCGCAGAGTTAATGATTGCAACTGAATTTGAACTAACTGGTCGTGAACGAGAAGAAGTCCTACGATTAATGACCCGTAATTTAGAAGTGATGATTGATTCTGTAAAGTTAGGGTTAAATGAAAACCACTCTCGTAGTGGGTTAACCGGTGGGGATGCCGCAAAATTAGATCGCTATATCAAATCAGGAAAAACGTTATCTGACTTGACCGTCCTAACCGCAGCGAAGAATGCTATTGCTGTCAACGAACACAATGCTAAGATGGGACTGGTCTGCGCAACACCCACTGCAGGATCTGCTGGCTGCCTCCCCGCAGTTCTCACTGCAGCTACCCAAAAATTAGGGTTAAACCGTCAGCAACAATTAGATTTTCTACTGACAGCTGGAGCTTTTGGTTTAGTCATCGCAAATAATGCTTCTATTTCAGGTGCAGAAGGTGGTTGTCAAGCAGAAGTTGGCTCTGCTTCAGCTATGAGTGCGGCAGCATTGACACTAGCTGCTGGGGGAACTCCTTATCAAGCGAGTCAGGCAGTCTGTTTTGTCATCAAAAACATGCTTGGTCTCATTTTTGATCCAGTAGCAGGACTCGTGGAAGTTCCATGTGTCAAACGAAACGCAATGGGAGCCAGCTATGCCTTCATTGCTGCTGATATGGCCTTAGCAGGTATTGAATCAAAAATACCTGTTGATGAAGTGATTGACGCCATGTACCAAGTTGGATCTAGTCTTCCGACTGCCTTTAGAGAAACAGCTGAAGGAGGATTGGCAGCAACACCAACCGGACGTAGATTACAAAAAGAGATATTTGGAGAATAG
- the recF gene encoding DNA replication/repair protein RecF (All proteins in this family for which functions are known are DNA-binding proteins that assist the filamentation of RecA onto DNA for the initiation of recombination or recombinational repair.) has translation MWLKHLSIQHFRNYQELEVEFHPGLNIFLGQNAQGKTNILESIYFLALTRSHRTRNDRDLIYFESTDFKVSGQLQRETGPLPLEISLTPKGRITKVNHLKQAKLSNYIGHMNVVLFAPEDLQLIKGSPAGRRKFIDIELGQMKPLYLSDLSQYNHVLKQRNSYLKNSEKIDATFLEVLDSQLASFGSRVIHHRLEFIKKLEAKAKEKHTRLSDNKEALSIQYQSTVFSEEGNDIEEQFLSMLEKNRQKDIFRKTTSIGPHRDDLAFFINNMNATFGSQGQHRSVVLSLKLAEIELMEEITREKPILLLDDVMSELDNYRQLQLLETISNNIQTFITTTTLDHLKDLLEELKIFTVQAGHIKTAS, from the coding sequence ATGTGGTTAAAACACTTATCCATTCAACATTTTCGTAATTATCAAGAACTTGAAGTCGAGTTTCATCCTGGATTAAATATTTTCCTAGGTCAAAATGCTCAAGGAAAGACCAATATTCTCGAATCAATTTATTTTCTAGCTTTAACCAGAAGTCATCGAACACGAAATGATAGAGATCTCATCTATTTTGAATCCACCGATTTTAAAGTTTCTGGTCAATTACAAAGAGAAACTGGTCCCCTTCCATTAGAAATTTCCTTGACACCAAAAGGTCGGATAACTAAGGTAAATCATTTGAAACAAGCCAAATTATCGAACTATATTGGCCATATGAATGTTGTCCTTTTTGCACCCGAAGATTTGCAACTGATCAAAGGATCACCTGCAGGGCGTCGAAAGTTTATTGACATTGAATTAGGTCAGATGAAACCTCTCTATTTATCCGACTTATCTCAATACAACCATGTACTGAAACAAAGAAACAGTTATCTAAAAAATTCGGAAAAAATTGATGCTACATTTTTGGAGGTCTTAGATTCACAACTAGCTAGTTTTGGAAGTCGCGTCATCCATCATCGGCTTGAGTTTATTAAAAAATTAGAAGCTAAAGCAAAAGAAAAACATACTCGACTTTCTGACAACAAAGAAGCCCTATCAATTCAATATCAGTCAACTGTTTTTTCTGAAGAAGGAAATGATATAGAAGAGCAGTTTCTCTCTATGTTGGAAAAAAACCGTCAGAAGGATATTTTTAGGAAAACAACAAGTATTGGGCCTCACAGGGATGATTTGGCATTTTTTATCAATAATATGAATGCTACCTTTGGTAGTCAAGGCCAGCATCGAAGTGTTGTTCTCTCTCTAAAATTAGCAGAAATTGAATTAATGGAAGAAATCACAAGAGAAAAGCCGATTTTACTACTTGACGATGTCATGAGCGAACTTGACAATTATCGTCAACTTCAACTACTTGAAACCATCTCTAATAATATTCAAACATTTATTACAACGACCACTCTCGATCATTTAAAAGACCTGCTTGAAGAGTTGAAGATTTTCACTGTTCAAGCCGGTCATATCAAAACAGCATCTTGA
- the yaaA gene encoding S4 domain-containing protein YaaA, whose product MNYKLFDDFITLQAILKELGIIQSGGAIKAFLQEKEVFVNGELEQRRGRKLRVNDQIDIPELNMTITILEPSQEEIEEHLKEKEEKERVVKLVKQLNQQQKKLPTKTNKKEKAIRFPGIS is encoded by the coding sequence ATGAATTACAAATTATTTGATGACTTTATTACATTACAAGCAATCTTAAAAGAACTCGGTATTATACAGAGTGGTGGTGCAATCAAAGCTTTTCTTCAAGAAAAAGAAGTCTTTGTTAATGGTGAATTAGAACAACGGAGAGGCCGTAAACTTCGTGTCAATGATCAAATTGACATTCCTGAACTGAACATGACTATCACCATTCTTGAACCTTCTCAAGAAGAAATAGAAGAGCATCTTAAAGAGAAGGAAGAAAAGGAACGTGTTGTTAAACTTGTCAAGCAACTCAATCAACAACAAAAGAAACTACCGACAAAGACTAACAAAAAAGAAAAAGCAATTCGCTTTCCTGGTATCTCCTAA
- the yfmF gene encoding EF-P 5-aminopentanol modification-associated protein YfmF: protein MELVKGVNLHFLQSKKFKTNKIKVRFSSPLDENTVAARVLVACMMETANQKYPTSQLFREKLASLYGVELSTSVSKRGRVHYVDLNISFVRDDFLSKKNVLTDEVLDIIETIFFSPLVVEDHFDSDTFDVEKKNTISDLESEIEEPYYYAHGQLNQLFFEDETIGMSRLGKVDLVRQETAQSSLSQFHQMLHFDNIDFFFIGDFNEVAIVDRVNQLEFKPRDNHLSVNYQQPFTNVVREKLEQKQNQQSILELGYHFSTQYGESLHIPLVVLNGMLGAFSHSRLFQVIREKEGLAYTISSHFDIFTGFMRVFAGIDKESRTKVMTLIMRQLNDLKRGKFTESELQLTKEMLINTTLLAQDRQNTLIEREYLKTILGTKVLSLEEWLESIDKVSREEIIEVAKTINLQSVYFMEGK from the coding sequence ATGGAATTAGTAAAGGGCGTGAATCTTCACTTTCTTCAATCAAAAAAATTTAAAACCAATAAAATTAAGGTCCGTTTTTCATCGCCATTAGATGAAAATACCGTGGCTGCGCGTGTTTTAGTAGCCTGTATGATGGAAACTGCAAATCAAAAATATCCAACTTCACAATTATTCCGTGAAAAATTAGCGAGTCTATACGGGGTAGAATTGTCAACCTCAGTCTCTAAGAGGGGGCGTGTTCATTATGTTGATTTGAATATTTCCTTTGTGCGCGATGACTTTTTGAGCAAGAAAAATGTTCTTACTGATGAAGTTTTGGACATTATAGAAACTATCTTCTTTTCACCTTTGGTAGTAGAAGATCACTTTGACAGTGATACATTTGACGTTGAAAAGAAAAATACGATTTCCGATTTGGAGTCAGAAATTGAAGAGCCTTATTATTATGCACATGGGCAATTGAATCAACTATTTTTTGAAGACGAAACAATCGGGATGTCAAGATTGGGGAAAGTTGATTTAGTGAGACAAGAGACAGCTCAAAGTTCTCTTTCACAGTTTCACCAGATGCTTCATTTTGATAACATTGACTTCTTTTTCATAGGCGATTTTAATGAGGTCGCTATTGTGGATCGAGTGAACCAACTTGAATTCAAGCCACGTGATAACCATTTATCTGTCAACTATCAACAACCTTTTACAAATGTTGTTAGAGAAAAGTTAGAGCAAAAACAAAATCAACAATCTATTTTAGAATTAGGTTACCATTTTTCTACCCAATATGGAGAATCTCTCCATATCCCACTAGTTGTATTAAATGGGATGCTGGGAGCTTTCTCGCATTCAAGACTTTTTCAAGTAATTCGTGAGAAAGAAGGTCTTGCTTATACCATCTCGAGCCATTTTGATATTTTTACAGGCTTTATGAGAGTTTTTGCAGGCATTGATAAGGAATCTCGCACGAAAGTAATGACCTTGATTATGAGACAGCTGAATGATTTAAAACGAGGCAAGTTTACAGAGTCAGAGCTTCAATTGACAAAAGAAATGTTGATAAATACAACCTTATTAGCACAGGATCGGCAAAATACTTTGATTGAAAGGGAATATCTGAAAACGATCCTAGGAACGAAAGTCCTTTCTTTAGAAGAGTGGTTAGAATCTATCGATAAGGTTAGTAGAGAAGAAATTATTGAAGTGGCAAAAACAATTAATTTACAGTCTGTTTATTTTATGGAAGGAAAGTAG
- a CDS encoding energy-coupling factor transporter ATPase, with protein MGISLKNVYYTYQEGSPFEGQALSDISLEIKDGSYTAIIGHTGSGKSTLLQLLNGLLRPTKGTIQFEDFILDNHSEPKEMKYLRKKVGLVFQFSESQLFAETVLADVAFGPQNFGVPKDKAEEIAKEKLAIVGLEESIYDKSPFELSGGQMRRVAIAGILAIEPEILVLDEPTAGLDPAGRKELMALFETLHKNGMTLVLVTHTMDDVANFADTVFALEAGKLVLNGSPGEVFQQVEYLQKLQLGVPQITNFALQLKRRGLPLDRLPIKIEELKELLLHE; from the coding sequence ATGGGAATCTCTTTAAAGAATGTCTATTATACTTATCAAGAGGGAAGTCCTTTTGAAGGGCAGGCGCTTTCTGATATTAGTTTGGAAATAAAAGATGGATCTTATACAGCCATCATTGGGCATACTGGTAGTGGCAAGTCTACTTTGTTGCAATTACTAAATGGTTTACTGCGTCCGACTAAAGGAACGATTCAATTTGAAGATTTTATTTTAGATAATCATTCTGAGCCAAAAGAAATGAAGTACCTGAGAAAAAAGGTTGGTTTGGTTTTTCAATTTTCAGAAAGTCAGCTATTTGCGGAAACTGTTCTAGCTGATGTAGCCTTTGGACCACAAAATTTTGGGGTACCTAAGGACAAAGCGGAGGAAATAGCCAAAGAAAAATTAGCGATCGTTGGTTTAGAAGAGTCTATCTATGATAAAAGTCCATTTGAACTATCTGGTGGACAAATGAGACGGGTTGCGATCGCGGGTATTTTAGCTATTGAACCAGAGATTTTAGTATTGGACGAGCCAACAGCAGGGCTAGATCCTGCTGGAAGAAAGGAATTGATGGCGCTGTTTGAAACATTACATAAAAATGGGATGACTCTAGTTCTGGTAACTCATACGATGGATGATGTAGCAAATTTTGCTGATACCGTATTTGCTTTAGAAGCGGGAAAACTTGTCCTAAACGGATCCCCAGGGGAAGTGTTTCAACAGGTTGAGTATTTACAAAAACTTCAATTAGGAGTCCCACAAATTACGAATTTTGCTCTTCAATTGAAACGAAGAGGACTTCCTCTGGACAGACTACCAATCAAAATTGAGGAACTAAAGGAGCTGTTACTTCATGAATAA